The DNA segment GCCAGCGTCTCAGCGGTCGTCCTGCCGATCACTGCAAATTTTACATTCGCAAACGAACGTGCATCCAATCCCTTTTCATCCGCCAGCTTGAAGAAATGCCGCACGCCGTTGGTGCTCGTGAAAACGATCCATTCATACCGCTCCACACCTTCGATCATTTTCTCAGCACTCGAATAATCATCCAATGGCTCGATGTCGATGATCTGTTTGTGAATGATAACACCGAGATGCTGATACTTCTCCGGATGCGTTCCCAGCATCAGGATCTTGGGCTCACGCGCGAACCATCCCAGCTTTCCACTGAGCTGTCCGACACCTCCGACAATGAATATCGCCGGCATTCTCAACGGCGTCTTTTCTATGACCTCCGCAAAATCCGACAGCGTCCCTTTCACGACTCGCTGATCGTAGCATGTACCATGTTCGACCGCCGCGATCGGCGTATTCTCATCATACCCCGCATCGATTATCGACGGTATCAGTCCCGCGATGTTTCGCACAGACATCATCAGCACCAGCGTATCCGCCTTCGGTATCTCGATCGGCCGGTCATCCCCTTTCTTGCGATGGCCGGTAATGAACGCAACGCTCGACGAAAAATCCCTGTGCGTCAGCGGTATTCCCGCGTAACAGGCCGACCCAAGCGGACTCGTTATGCCCGGCACCACTTCGAAATCCACTCCGTCGTCTTTGCACTGTGCAGCTTCCTCGCCGCCCCGGCCGAACAGATACGGATCGCCTCCCTTGAGCCGGACCACTGCATACCCCGCATTCGCCCGCTCCACCATAAGATCGTTGATCTTATCCTGCGGCAGCGTATGCTCACCCGCAAATTTGCCCACGCATATCAGCTCGGCGTCCGCTTTCGCATGATCCAGCACCTCCAAAGGTATCAGGTGATCGTACAATATCACATCCGCTCGGCCGATCAGCCGTTGCGCCTTGATCGTAAGCAGCTCCGGATCACCCGGCCCGGTGCCTATCAAATAGACCTTGTTGCGTTTCATTATTACCCTGGAAATAACCTTGAAAGATAGATTCTCAAGTGAACATTTATAAGGCACCCCGCCGGCATGGTCAATAACAAAGCGCTTGTTAAAACCCTGCATTGACACCCGCTGGGCTAACAGGTAAGATGATTTTCTAGAAGCTTTTTCAAATCTGAGTTTTGAAACCGCTTCTAATAATGGCATGCGGATAAACCAGCATGGTTCCCGCCAAGTTGCCTGCGATAGTGAAAAGAGTGTGAACTAATACCATGGAGAAAGATATGTCCAAGCGAGCTTTTTTAATGCTGTTTTTATTGTCATGCGTTGTTCCGTCCCTATTCGCAGCCGAATGGGTCGGATCTGAGCCTGGTAAACCCAAGACCTCGCAAGACGGTAACGCATTTATTCTTCAAAATGACGTCATATCTGCTTCCTGGAAGATTCAGGATGACTCTCTAAAGCCGGAAATGATCGTAAACAAGATCACCGGCCGCAAATGGTCCCAGCAGAATACTAGCCTGTTCAAGATTTCTACAGTGGCAAAGGATGCACCAAAAAGCACTGACTGGCTCTACCTCGGCATACAGGTAAAAGGCAACAGTGTAGATGCCGTCATCTCACATGATGGCGATTCGTGGACAGTTGTGAAATCTTACCCAAGGACGGATTTCCCCGGCCGGCCAACCGCTGTTCGGCTCGGTAAGATGGATCTGCAGGCCTCTTTGAATGACTATGTGGATATTGGCCAGATAGGCACTTCGTACTACACGGATTTCGAGGTCTCAACCGACACGGATACTCGCACAGTATCGTTTGACGATCCCGGCTGGCGAAAGAAGGTTTCCAAAACCGAAGGCACCCGGATCGACCTCGTTTCCGAAATGACAACCATCACTGCAGCCGCCAACACGGCCAGTTTCATCGAAAAGCATCTTCCGCAAAATGTGACCGCCGTTCAGTGCCGGATCAAAAAGGGCACCGACAAGGCAATGTCATGGTCCCCAGGTATCGCGCTTGTATGGGAGGACGGCCGGTTCATCCTGCTAAACCGCAGGACCGCTCAATACACTTTTGACGTCTCCAGCAAAGCGGGCGAAGCGATCATACAGAAGAAGCCGCAGCAGTACCCGGCATTTAACATTACATCTGAAGATTTCAGTATCAAAAGTTTTCCGAAGCTGTCAATTGCCGGCCATAAAGGAACGGTGCGTGCCCGGATCAAGGCCGTTCTCAAGCACAAAACCCGACCTCTGGAAGTCGACTGGACCGCGAGTTTGCGTGAAGACTCAAACTATGTCCGGGAAACACTGACTCTCTCCACGGACACCGGCAGCACAGCCATAACCGGGCTTGAGCTTTTTGACCGTCGTATCACCGGTGCTCAACAAGTCGGACGCGTCCCGGGCAGCCCTGTTGCAAACGACAGTATGTTCTTTGGCGTCGAACTGCCCGTCACAACCAACGTCATCGATTCTTCCGGTTTCAAAAGCGGCTTCGCATGCAAGCTGACTGTGGATAAATCAAATGCATACACATTCTCAACCGTTGCAGGCACATATCCCGAAGGACAGCTTCGAAGAAGCTTCCTCTACTACCTCGAACGCGAACGCGCCAACCCCTACCACGCGTTCCTGCATTACAATTGCTGGTATGATCTCGGTCTGAACCCAACTGAAAGCGGCTTGATCGAGGTCATTAAGGCATACGAAAAGAACCTCATTGACAAGTACGATGTTCAGATCGATTCGTTTGTCATCGACGACGGCTGGGACGATTTCAATGTCGGCCTGTGGGAAGTCGACAAGAAAAAATTCCCCAACGGCTTCGCCCCCGTCAAAAAAGCCCTCGACAGCATAGATTCCCATCTCGGTATCTGGATATCACCTCTGGGCGGCTACAGCGGCGCAGGCCAACGTACCGAGCACGCCAAAAATATGGGCCTGATCTCCCATCAGCTCGATCTTTCCGAACCCGGCTATTACAAATGGTATCGGGACGAATGCCTGTCGCTCATGAACGAATACGGCGTCAACTATTTCAAGTGGGACCGCGCAGGATCAGGCGTCAGCCCGCACTTCATGGCGCTGCTCCGTCTCGCTCGTGACCTTCGCAAAGAGAACCCGGATGTATTCATAAACGTGACCGTCGGCACCTGGCCCTCACCATTCTGGCTGAACCATGTCGATTCCACCTGGCGCAGCGGTGCGGACGTAGGCTGGACAGGAAAGGGCGACATACGCGAACGCTGGATCACCTTCCGTGATGCCGAGTGCTACAACCGCGTCGTCAAACAGGCCCCGCTCTACCCTCTAAGTTCCATCATGCATCACGGCCTGGTCCTCGGCTATCATTTCCAGGGCAAAAACATAAGCGAAGCCGGCGCGGACCTCAAGAACGAGGCCCGCTCATATTTCGCAGCAGGTCCCAATCTGCAGGAACTCTACCTCAGCCCGGATCTGATGACCGATGCCGCGTGGAAGCAGGTCGCCCAGGCTTACAAATGGTACGAGAAGAACGAGGACATAATGGCCGACACCCACTGGGTCGGCGGCAATCCCGCAGTTCTTGAACCCTACGGCTGGGCAAGCTGGTCCGCTGACAAAGCTGTACTGGGGCTTCGCAATCCTGACGACCAGGAGAAAACGATCAAAGTCGATCTTGACGAATTCTTCGAACTGCCCGATGACGCGCCGTCCAGCTATAAACTGCAAAGCCCCTACAAGGATCAGCGCATACAGAAACTCGAACTTCACGCAAACCAGCCGCATGCACTGACTCTCAAACCATTCGAGGTGCTGGTCTTCGATGCACTGCCGACTCAGTAATGATAAACTATTTACACGCTAATGATAGAAAGCCTAAACTTGGACGATCTCGACAAAAGAATAATCTCAGCACTGCAGCAGGACTTCCCCATCGCCCAGCGTCCGTATGATAGTATCGCGGAAAACCTCGGCCTCTCTGTCGATGTGCTTTTGGAGCGTACCCGCAAACTGCTTGCAGATGGTATGATCCGGCGCATTGGCTTCAGCCTCGACAGCCGCAAACTCGGCTATAAAAGCACGCTGGCTGCTGTTAGAATTCCTTCAGACCAGGTGCCGACCGCCGCGTCGATCATGGCCGACATACCCGAGATAACGCACAGTTACGAACGCGCGGACGAATTCAATGTCTGGTTCACCGTCATAGCGCCCGCCCGAAACGATATAGAATACATTCTCAAAAAAATCAAAGATGCACTGAATCTCTCAGACGCGGACATACTCGACCTGCCCGCCAGCCGTCTTTTCAAACTCGACGCAAGGTTCAGCCCACAGACCGAGGAAGACTGCAATGACTGAGGATGCTCGCACGTTCGACAATGCCTGCGGATCGCTTGCTAATGTCACAAACCTTCTGCGCGAAGAATTCAGTGAATCCAAATGCAGCGCAATCGCAGAAGCTGCCGATACGGTCGCTCGAACCCCCGATGAGTTAATGCCTGCATTGTGCTGCCTGACCGCGTTTCAAGCTTGTGCCACACCAGATGCGTTAGAACAAAAGCAAACAGCCGTCAAACTCGCCGCTGCGATGCAGGCTCTGGACATGGGTTTGACCATTCATGAAAATGCGTTCAATGATAGCTATGAGCAGGTTGACAAAGATGCCACTTACTTGATCGTCCTTGGCGATTATCTTTACTCACTGGCATACCAGCTCATATGCGAGCTTAAAAATACTGAGTTAATGAGTCTGACCGCTGATACAGTCGCAAGTGTTACAGCCGCGGCACTGGCGTGCGAAGTAAACCAGCAACACGACACCAGGGCGGCCAAACAGACAGCATTTCGATCCTATCTCTACGCCCTGTGCTGCGGATCGGCGGGCATACTGACGAATGCTTCCCAAAACACCAAGGCCGAACTGTCCCGAATTGGAACCGAGCTGGGCAAGGCTCATGATGCGGTCATATCGAACCGACCTGAAAAAGATATCACCGCGCATATCAGAAGAGCCCGGGATGCCGTAAACGCCAACAAAGAAATATTGCGAATCGAACCCTTTTACGGTTTAATTGATTTTATCAAGTCGCTTGCGCAGCAAGCACAATAAGAATCGATCACAAAAAAGGATGATACATCATGTTTCCAACCGTTCGCATGAGACGCTTACGCAATAACGACGCAACCCGCAGGCTCGTCCGCGAGACCACGCTTAATGTGGACGATCTGGTCTACCCGCTCTTCGTATGCCCCGGCGAATCCGTCAAAAGGCCCATCAAAAGCATGCCCGGCTGCTTCCATTTTTCGCCCGACAAGATCATCGAAGAGGCTAAAGAGATAGCCCATATGGGCATCCCCGCGATCATGCTGTTCGGCCTGCCCGAAACCAAGGACCCAACCGGCTCCGACGCATCGAACGAGTCCGGCCCCCTCTGCAACGCCATCCGCAATATCAAAAAGTCCGTCCCCGAATTACTCATAATCACCGACGTATGCCTCTGCGCCTACACAGACCACGGCCACTGCGGAGTCATAAGCAACGGCAAGGTAGACAATGACCGGACCATCGCTCTGCTCGCAAAGACAGCTCTCGCTCACGCCAACGCCGGCGCCGACATGGTCGCCCCCTCCGACATGATGGACGGCAGGGTAAACGCCATCCGTCGCTTGCTCGACGAAAAAGCCTTCGAACAAGTCGGCATCATGTCATACTCCGCAAAATTCGCCAGCGCCTACTATGGCCCGTTCCGCGACGCTGCCGGCAGTTCACCCGCATGGGGCGACCGCAGAGCGTATCAGATGGACCCCGCCAACGGCAAACAGGCAATGCGTGAAATGCAGCAGGACATCGAAGAAGGCGCCGACATCATCATGGTCAAACCCGCGCTGGCATACCTGGACATCATCGCAAACGCCCGCCGCCGTTTCGATCTGCCCATTGCCGCCTACAACGTCTCCGGCGAATACATGATGCTAAACGCCGCCGCCGAAGCTGGACTCATCGACCACAATGCGACCATCATGGAAACGATGCTCTCCTTCAAACGAGCAGGCACCGACATCATAATCACCTACTTCGCGAAGGAAGTCGCCAAATTGCTGCAATAATGCTCGGCGTGTTAGCCTACTCTTCCTGCGGCTTTTTCAGCTCGTCGATCTTCGGCAGGTCCTTCAGCGACGCCAGCCCGAAACAGTCCAGAAACTTCTTCGTCGTCCCGTAAAGCATCGGCCTGCCCAGTATCTCCGCCCGGCCCGTGATCTTGACCAGCCCCTTGTACATCAGACTGCGTATCATCTCCCCCGAACTCACCCCGCGTATCGCCTCGACGTCCGCCCGGATGATCGGCTGCTTGTACGCAACGATCGCCAGCGTCTCCAGCGCCGCCTGCGACAGCTTCGAATCCGTGCGAACCTTCACCAGCTTGCCCAGCCAGTGATTGTACGCGTTCAGCGTCATCATCTGAAACCCGCCCGCCAACTTCTCGATCCGAAAGCTCGCACCGGTCTGCTCGTACTTCTCGTTGAGATTCCTGATCGCCGCCTTGACCTGCTTGACGCTGCCCGCCTCGATAATGCTCACCAGCCGATTGGCCGTTATCGCCTCATCACTCGCAAACAAAATCGCCTCAACCACCGACTGCACCGTGACCTCGGTATCCTCCACCGTCAGTATCTCCTCTGGCCCTTTTTCTTCCTCCTTCTCCTCGGCCTCTTCAATTTCTCCACCTTCCTCTGTCTCTGCCGACTCCGCACCCTCGCTCAGTTCCGCTTCGCCGGCTTCTTCTCCTTCGGCACTGTCGGCAGTATCATCAACACTTGCGACCTCATCCCCTGACTCCACCTGCTCCGCAATTTCGACTTTTTCTTCGACCCCGCCGCTGCCTTCTTCGCCTGCTTCATCATCAGCCGCAGCCTCTTCCTCGCTGTCCGGCTCTAGTGCCTTCGCGGCCTCAGCATTTGCATCGTCACCGCTGTCGTCACCCGCCGCCTGCACCTGCTCATCCACGGTATCACCAGCTCCATCAGCCGCAGAACTATCCTCAGCAACCTCAGCATCATCGCCCACAGCACCCTCGTCCAAACCTTCCGTGCTCTCTAAATCGTCACCCTGCGGGACGGCCATGTCCTTATGTTCTTCGCTCATATATTCTTCCACCTGAATGGGTCAGCGTCTTTTCTCGAAAGCTGTATTTTCACATCCCCCAGCCGTTTTTTCAACTCCTTTGCAAGATTTTTCAACGCGAATCTCTCCGACACGCTGTGCGACAGGCAAATACACGTCAACCCCGCCTCCTGCGCCGCCAGTGCCTGGTGATGCTTCAGCTCCCCCGTAAGATACATATCGCATTCCGCCTTCATCACGGTATTCACGATATTCCCGCACGAGCCCGCACAAACCGCCGCCTTGCGTACCCTCTTCTTCTCCGGCCCGATCATCCCCAGCGCCTTCGCGCCGGTCACCTTCTTAATATTCGCAACGATATCATCCAGCCTGCCCGCCTTTTCGAGCTCCCCCATACGTCCCAGCCCCATCTTCCCGCCGATGCCGTACTCACGGAACACGTCATACGCCGGCGTCTCATACGGATGCGCCTTCACCATCGCCCCGATAACACCCTCCAGCTTACCGCCCGGCACGATCGACTCGACCTTGATCTCGTCCACATATTCGAGCCTGCCCTTTTCGCCGATTGCCGGGTTCGATCCCTCCATCGGCAAAAACGTGCCCTGACCATCCGACCGATAGCTGCACTTGCTGTAATTGCCGATCTGCCCAGCACCCGCCTTGAACATCGCGTCCGCCACCTTGTTCACGGATTTGGCAGGCACGAACACGATAACCTTGTAAAAATCTCCCGCCGGGTTCTCGACAAAATCTCCGATCGGCTCAGCATCACCGATGCCGACTATCTCCGCCAGGGCATCATTCACCCCGCCCATCGCAATATCATACGCAGTATGTATCGAAAACACGTTTATGCCCGACCGCACCAGATCGTAAACGATCGACCCCTCACCGCTCGCGGTCACCTTCTTGAGCCCGTCCCAGATCACCGGATGATACGCCATGATCATATCGACCTTCTTGCGTTTCGCCTCCGCCAGCACACCCTTCGTAAGATCGATCGTCATCAGCACGTTCTTAACGTCCGCATTCTCGTCACCCACCAGCAACCCGACATTGTCCCAGTCCAGCGCCAGCCCCAGCGGTGCGATCGCGTTTATCTCTCGTCCAATATCCTTAACCTTCATGCGTTCCTCCGATTGCTCTAAACACTTCCAAGCTGTTTATTGAACATATCCAGTAGAGTTTTCGTCACCTCGCCCGGCTTGCCCTCACCAACATCATGAGCCTCCACCGCGATCACCGGCAGCACCTTCATTATCACGTTGGTAACGAATATCTCGTCCGCACCGAGCAGATCATTTATCGTCAGATCCTTCTCCTGCGCGTCGATCCCTTCCGCCTTCGCCAGCCCCAGCACATGCTTTCTCGCTATCCCCGGCATCACCGGCGTACTCGTCTTCGGCGTAAATACCTTGCCGTCCTTTACGATGAACACGTTGCTCACACACCCCTCGGCAACAAGATTATCATTCGTAAACCATACCGCCTCAGCAGCCTGCTTCTTGTGCGCATCCTTGAGCACCATCAGCCGCGAAAAGAAGTTGATCGTCTTATGCCCCGTCGCCGGATCCAGCGGATTCTGCCGATAATCACTGATGATCACCTTCACACCCTTGTCATAAAACTCCGCAGGATACGGCGCAAAATCCGTCGCCGTTATCACCAGCGTCGGTTCCGGCTCTTCGTCCGCACCGACATTCATCGGCCCGCTCGTAAGCGTAAGCCTGATTCGCGCATCCTCCAGCTCGTTCGCCTCCAGCACCTGCCCGATAGCATCGCCGATGAATTCCCTGCTGTGCGGATTGAAAATACTCAGCTTCTCCGCACTTGCGAACAGCCGGTCCAGATGATCGTCCAGCGCAAAAACCTTCCCCTCGACCGCCCGCATCGTCTCAAACAGTCCCATTCCATACAGGAACCCGCTGTCAGAGATCGACACCTTCGCATCGCACGCATCGACCAGTTTATTGTTAAGGAATACCTTTTCCATGACCTACTTTCCGTCTTTAATTTCAGGATCACTCACCCGCGTCCGGCCAACCGCCGCGATACCCGCCAGCAGCGCCCGCGCCTTGGTGATCGTTTCGTCCCATTCCGCCTGGGGCTGCGAATCAGCCACAACACCGCCGCCCGTCTGCACGTACGCGGAATTGCCCCTGATGATAACCGTTCGGATCGCAATATTCAAGCACGCACTGCCGTCCAGCCCGATAAACCCGATACTGCCCGTATACACGCTCCGTGCCGTCGGTTCCAGCTCGTCGATTATCTCCATCGAGCGTATCTTAGGTGCCCCCGTGATCGATCCGCCCGGAAACATCGCCCGTAAAATATCGCAAACCGTCCCCCGCCCCTGTTTCTCCCGCAATTCGCCCTCAACCGTCGCAACAGCATGATACACCGTCGGATACGCCTCGATCGTCCTCGGCTGAACGACCTTTATCGTCCCGTACCTGCAAACCCGCGTCAGATCGTTCCGCTCCAGATCGATTATCATGTTCAGCTCTGCCTGTTCCTTCTCGCACCCCGCTAGCTGATCGAAATGCTTCTTGTTTATTCGCTCAGCGTCCGCTCCGCTGACCCTGGCCCGCGTCCCCTTGATAGGCTTTGTGCTG comes from the Anaerohalosphaera lusitana genome and includes:
- the hemB gene encoding porphobilinogen synthase, yielding MMFPTVRMRRLRNNDATRRLVRETTLNVDDLVYPLFVCPGESVKRPIKSMPGCFHFSPDKIIEEAKEIAHMGIPAIMLFGLPETKDPTGSDASNESGPLCNAIRNIKKSVPELLIITDVCLCAYTDHGHCGVISNGKVDNDRTIALLAKTALAHANAGADMVAPSDMMDGRVNAIRRLLDEKAFEQVGIMSYSAKFASAYYGPFRDAAGSSPAWGDRRAYQMDPANGKQAMREMQQDIEEGADIIMVKPALAYLDIIANARRRFDLPIAAYNVSGEYMMLNAAAEAGLIDHNATIMETMLSFKRAGTDIIITYFAKEVAKLLQ
- the cobA gene encoding uroporphyrinogen-III C-methyltransferase produces the protein MKRNKVYLIGTGPGDPELLTIKAQRLIGRADVILYDHLIPLEVLDHAKADAELICVGKFAGEHTLPQDKINDLMVERANAGYAVVRLKGGDPYLFGRGGEEAAQCKDDGVDFEVVPGITSPLGSACYAGIPLTHRDFSSSVAFITGHRKKGDDRPIEIPKADTLVLMMSVRNIAGLIPSIIDAGYDENTPIAAVEHGTCYDQRVVKGTLSDFAEVIEKTPLRMPAIFIVGGVGQLSGKLGWFAREPKILMLGTHPEKYQHLGVIIHKQIIDIEPLDDYSSAEKMIEGVERYEWIVFTSTNGVRHFFKLADEKGLDARSFANVKFAVIGRTTAETLAEFGISADIVPDLQASQGLLEGFAKLDMAGKKVLLPQAEVSSAELPDGLEEMGAKVDKVAMYRTVEIDPGEVDFDYIDKVLFTSGSTVRAFVNKFGELPENVRGICLGRPTQQVAEQFGMDIEIIPERQRR
- a CDS encoding Lrp/AsnC family transcriptional regulator; protein product: MDDLDKRIISALQQDFPIAQRPYDSIAENLGLSVDVLLERTRKLLADGMIRRIGFSLDSRKLGYKSTLAAVRIPSDQVPTAASIMADIPEITHSYERADEFNVWFTVIAPARNDIEYILKKIKDALNLSDADILDLPASRLFKLDARFSPQTEEDCND
- a CDS encoding polyprenyl synthetase family protein, whose protein sequence is MTEDARTFDNACGSLANVTNLLREEFSESKCSAIAEAADTVARTPDELMPALCCLTAFQACATPDALEQKQTAVKLAAAMQALDMGLTIHENAFNDSYEQVDKDATYLIVLGDYLYSLAYQLICELKNTELMSLTADTVASVTAAALACEVNQQHDTRAAKQTAFRSYLYALCCGSAGILTNASQNTKAELSRIGTELGKAHDAVISNRPEKDITAHIRRARDAVNANKEILRIEPFYGLIDFIKSLAQQAQ
- a CDS encoding aminotransferase class IV — protein: MEKVFLNNKLVDACDAKVSISDSGFLYGMGLFETMRAVEGKVFALDDHLDRLFASAEKLSIFNPHSREFIGDAIGQVLEANELEDARIRLTLTSGPMNVGADEEPEPTLVITATDFAPYPAEFYDKGVKVIISDYRQNPLDPATGHKTINFFSRLMVLKDAHKKQAAEAVWFTNDNLVAEGCVSNVFIVKDGKVFTPKTSTPVMPGIARKHVLGLAKAEGIDAQEKDLTINDLLGADEIFVTNVIMKVLPVIAVEAHDVGEGKPGEVTKTLLDMFNKQLGSV
- the scpB gene encoding SMC-Scp complex subunit ScpB, with amino-acid sequence MSEEHKDMAVPQGDDLESTEGLDEGAVGDDAEVAEDSSAADGAGDTVDEQVQAAGDDSGDDANAEAAKALEPDSEEEAAADDEAGEEGSGGVEEKVEIAEQVESGDEVASVDDTADSAEGEEAGEAELSEGAESAETEEGGEIEEAEEKEEEKGPEEILTVEDTEVTVQSVVEAILFASDEAITANRLVSIIEAGSVKQVKAAIRNLNEKYEQTGASFRIEKLAGGFQMMTLNAYNHWLGKLVKVRTDSKLSQAALETLAIVAYKQPIIRADVEAIRGVSSGEMIRSLMYKGLVKITGRAEILGRPMLYGTTKKFLDCFGLASLKDLPKIDELKKPQEE
- a CDS encoding alpha-galactosidase encodes the protein MSKRAFLMLFLLSCVVPSLFAAEWVGSEPGKPKTSQDGNAFILQNDVISASWKIQDDSLKPEMIVNKITGRKWSQQNTSLFKISTVAKDAPKSTDWLYLGIQVKGNSVDAVISHDGDSWTVVKSYPRTDFPGRPTAVRLGKMDLQASLNDYVDIGQIGTSYYTDFEVSTDTDTRTVSFDDPGWRKKVSKTEGTRIDLVSEMTTITAAANTASFIEKHLPQNVTAVQCRIKKGTDKAMSWSPGIALVWEDGRFILLNRRTAQYTFDVSSKAGEAIIQKKPQQYPAFNITSEDFSIKSFPKLSIAGHKGTVRARIKAVLKHKTRPLEVDWTASLREDSNYVRETLTLSTDTGSTAITGLELFDRRITGAQQVGRVPGSPVANDSMFFGVELPVTTNVIDSSGFKSGFACKLTVDKSNAYTFSTVAGTYPEGQLRRSFLYYLERERANPYHAFLHYNCWYDLGLNPTESGLIEVIKAYEKNLIDKYDVQIDSFVIDDGWDDFNVGLWEVDKKKFPNGFAPVKKALDSIDSHLGIWISPLGGYSGAGQRTEHAKNMGLISHQLDLSEPGYYKWYRDECLSLMNEYGVNYFKWDRAGSGVSPHFMALLRLARDLRKENPDVFINVTVGTWPSPFWLNHVDSTWRSGADVGWTGKGDIRERWITFRDAECYNRVVKQAPLYPLSSIMHHGLVLGYHFQGKNISEAGADLKNEARSYFAAGPNLQELYLSPDLMTDAAWKQVAQAYKWYEKNEDIMADTHWVGGNPAVLEPYGWASWSADKAVLGLRNPDDQEKTIKVDLDEFFELPDDAPSSYKLQSPYKDQRIQKLELHANQPHALTLKPFEVLVFDALPTQ
- a CDS encoding Nif3-like dinuclear metal center hexameric protein, translated to MKVKDIGREINAIAPLGLALDWDNVGLLVGDENADVKNVLMTIDLTKGVLAEAKRKKVDMIMAYHPVIWDGLKKVTASGEGSIVYDLVRSGINVFSIHTAYDIAMGGVNDALAEIVGIGDAEPIGDFVENPAGDFYKVIVFVPAKSVNKVADAMFKAGAGQIGNYSKCSYRSDGQGTFLPMEGSNPAIGEKGRLEYVDEIKVESIVPGGKLEGVIGAMVKAHPYETPAYDVFREYGIGGKMGLGRMGELEKAGRLDDIVANIKKVTGAKALGMIGPEKKRVRKAAVCAGSCGNIVNTVMKAECDMYLTGELKHHQALAAQEAGLTCICLSHSVSERFALKNLAKELKKRLGDVKIQLSRKDADPFRWKNI